In Theileria annulata chromosome 3, complete sequence, *** SEQUENCING IN PROGRESS ***, the sequence cattttgaaataattaaaattttgaaataaCATGAAATTATCCAAACTTTCCCACACATCTCGACCAACTCATTTCccaaaattatatactaataactaaaatatacatatatttcatcaagaatattttattaattaattgaattatttagaTTCTTGAGGCTGGCCTTGATTCAGTTCTTCCTCTTCCGATACTGAATAGAGTCTGATAATGGGCTTCATAGGATCCTTTAGTAGAACATACTGACCATCAGGTCTCCTCATAATGAGGTGTACAATTGCCTTTATTGATCCCCATGCGTTATCTAGGCTGAATCCCATTTGAAGTGCCAGATTTTGTGTCGTATGTGTATGAATTCCGATGATTGAGTGGTTTTCAGCATCATTGGGGCTCCTTCTTGTCACGTAGGCCAATTTAAACACTCCACAACCAGCCATATTAGCGCAAGCCACAAACCTCTGGAGCTTTGTTGTATTATTTCTTATTTCGTTGGCTAAAAGAGCTCCTTTCTGAGTTTCTATTTGTGACCTCCAAGACTTGTTATTCTTGTTTGGGCATTCATTGAGTGCACATACGTAAGCGTAGGTGTCAGTTCCTTGAAGCTTTGAGTGAACTTCACAGCGAGTTATAACCAGAATTGGAAGTTTTTCAAAGTTTGTTGCATTTGGGGTTCCTGGTAGTGTAAACTTTCTGTACCTGTAAGCTATTGTTGCTGGGTTATCTGACTCCTCAACAAATGGAGGGTCTAGGAAAGTTTCGGCATATTCATCCTGTAATAGAACTTGTTGCCTTAGGTTTTGGTTAACCTTTACTGCCTCGTATCTTAGTGATGAGGGTCTGTTAATCTTAATTTCACAGTCTGGTTGAGGTGGGTCTGGGGCTGTTTCATTTACTGTTAGCATGTCAATGATTGATCCGTTTGCCTTATCTATTATGATCTGGTTTTCAATTTTAGTTACGTTCAGGTGCCAGGAGTGTTTTGATCTTCCTGCCGTCATCAAAACTGATAATATTTGGTCCGTTGCTGCCAAAACTATCTTGTCGTACCTCATAAGGTCTCTTTCGACTTTCATAGCCTGGTCATAACTTGCAGAATCTCCTTGAAGTGGCATGTTTCCTGTCTGTTTTTTATCTGGAGAATCGAAATCATTTTCTGAGTTTAAACCGTTTCGATCTTCAGAATCAAATGGTTTTGAAGGTGAAGTTTTGTACGTTTCAAGCAAAACATCTGCAATGCAGTCGTCATCGTGTGTCGAGGTCCAGTAGTAGTCGTATGAATTTGACAGGTGTAGCAGATATACTTCACTTTTGGGGGTTATTTGATCCATTTTTCTGTCATAGATTCCAAGTTTTCCGCGCCAAAAAAGGTCCTCGACTGTGACTAGGGAGCTATTCATCTCCTGTTTCAGCAGAACGTTGAATGGAATCTCAGCAACTACATTCCATGCAGGCGTTGGTTCGATACTCCATTCATTCAATGGGTGATACCTTGTAGGCAACCTCAGTGATCTATTCTTTGCAATATACTTTTGACGTCGAACTTCGGgactaaaaaattattaacacatttatatattttagtattttatatatatatatatataatagtaaatatatataatggtatctattttatcaattatatatatagaaataattataataatactattgtTTTTGTTTCGAAAATTGAAGCTGTTCTTCCTCCATAACCTTCTGGTTAAAAGCTTGGGTTGTTTGCTTTATTGGAGTCTTCTTTTTATAATGAGTAGTCGGCTTTATTTTCACAATTGTTCTACTATCTACAGTTTGAAACTGTAATTCTTCGTCCATTGATGTGGAATTAAGTCTGTTTACTCGATTTCCTTCACGGACATTTCtctatatataaaattagctaAGAATCtcaaatatttattcataattaatttagttgATTTACCTGGTATGTGCTAAACGTAAAGTCACAAATATGTATTTGCTTTTCCAATTTAAGTTTAGGGTCAAAGGGGAGTTTGTTAATTGAGTTTAAGCAGGTGTTGATCGTCTGATCGTCTTCCTCGTCTGGCCCCCAACCATCATGGTTAAAGTTTGTCacaatatttaaactattcATTGTATATGAATTGTGTAAAATGATAgaaaaagttaaaataatcGTAGAAGGATGAGTTATGTAGGGTATCAAAGAAACTAAATAAAAGTATTAATCAACAAATAATCTcgaaataaaattattaattaaattattattaaaattttaatttacaaatttattcaaattgttcttgtgttaattttaatatgCGAAGAATTGAATTTAGGCCTAACAGGAATCCATGGTCAAGAGAACGCACATTGTATGACACATGTGATAAGTCTATCAGGAATACATCGTTTTTGTCTGATTTTTCTTTGGCGTCATACACGAAAAGTAAACTTGAACCGTATAATGCCAAATTAGTCTGACTTTCAAAAATcatctttaaattttcaagtttttccacaaatttatttgaaatgACCCTTTTATAATCCTTGTCATCCACAACCGAGAAGTATAATGTGAATAGTTTTGCAATTTCATCATCGGTTCGAGAGTTGTTGACCACGTGTTGAGGCACAAATTCTGCTATATTTGTTACCCTGTTCCACTTAAACATTCCAGAAACGCTAAACCCATGAGTTTTGCAACTTCTGACCTTTGCTTTTGACTCCTTGAACTCTATTACCTTTGGGTCAAAGCAGTCATCTCCATAAAGTCTTGTTCCCATTTTAAGGTCCATTACACAAGGCAGCTTCATCCCATAAATGACGTTTTTCAATCTTATTGCACAAGTTTTGCCAAGTTTCCAGTTTTCGAAGACAAATTTCTCAAAAATCCCAGTACATTCTGCAATGTAGTCAATTATCTTTAATGACATTGCCCAACCCTTAGTTTCTGCTTTACCATCcttttcattttcactTACTGGTATGGCACATGTATGGTTGAGATTTTGTCCTAATGTTTCCTTTAATGtttctatattattataatcagtttcattatttaatgtaGTTTTCGAACCTTTGTCTATATTAACACTAGAAACATAGTTTGTATCATATATATGCTTAATTCTATTTGTTAGACGGATTCCTGACCGAACCACATTTTGAGGGCCGTTTGAAAACTGGAGCTTAAACTCTTCTACTGGCTGGTTGTATACTTTTAGAGGAACTTTGTTTTGCTTGTATAACCAGATAAAGAAATCAATTTCTTTCTTGGAACACAATTTTATGACTTGGTCATTCTTTCCATTTGTGGGCAGAAACCACTGATTCCTGTGTCCTGCAGCTAAGACAAGGGTGTTATCATCAAGCTCATAAGGGtattgaaaaaaattaaccTCAGACTCATCGTAAGGGCTAGGATATTCATCATTAATATCATCTCTAAATGAACTTTCGGAGCTATAACAAGTAgtatcattattaatttgagAGTTTTCATCAAGTTTTCTTTCAGATTTGGTCAAAAGTGTTAGATCCTGTAAATCTTTTGCTAGGTCATACAGGTCAAGTAAATgacaaatatttttacacattgAGGCTGTGGATTCAAATACTCCTTCATCATCTAATTCAGGTGcaattttaatagttttATGGACACTGCTGTCATAAAATGAATGCTCATACTTAACCAAAGTGGAAAGCACTGACTCGACGTCTTCTGAGAGTCTAGATAACGTATATCCTCCTTCTAGTGACAACAATAGTCTTCCATTACTGTATTTCTCTGCAAGTTGACATAATTTGAAGGTCGCCCATGAAAATCCATCCCAATCTAGGTTGCATCCTCCTAAGAGGTCATCGATTCCAGAATCGAAACCTGCTGAGACTATGATAAACTCTGGTTCGAAGAGTTCCAGGACTGGGATAACCACCTTGTTAAATGAGTGGACTAGATCTGCGTTTGTAAAGGACTTTTCAAGAGGTATGTTTACATTGTATCCGTAGCCTTTCCCAACTCCAATCTCATCACAATAGCCAGTATATGGGTAGAAGGAATCTTCATTATCTCCATACCTGTGCAGGGATATAAAACAAACACTATTATCGTCGTAGAAAATGTCTTGGGTTCCATTCCCGTGGTGGACATCCCAGTCAACAATAGCTACTCTTTTCAATCCGAATTTATGTTGTAGATATCTGGCTGCTATTGCAACATTGTTGTATATACAAAAGCCCATCATCTTATCAGGGGTAGCATGGTGGCCTGGTGGACGAACCAACGCAAACCCCTTCCTAATATTGGTTGGATAAAGTAAATTTAACCCTAAATCTGAGTTATTTGAGctaatatcatttttctTTACTTTTAAATCATGATTGTTGTTCAATTCTGCTTCTGTGTATTGAGATGAATCTGAGTCAGAATTGGGTTCATTTTTGATCTGCGTTTCAGTTTTTGTATTACTCACTGTAGatttcattattatgtTACACAGCTCTATAAGGCTCCCAACTGCCAAGTTTGCAACAAGTT encodes:
- a CDS encoding eukaryotic translation initiation factor 3 subunit 7, putative; this encodes MNSLNIVTNFNHDGWGPDEEDDQTINTCLNSINKLPFDPKLKLEKQIHICDFTFSTYQRNVREGNRVNRLNSTSMDEELQFQTVDSRTIVKIKPTTHYKKKTPIKQTTQAFNQKVMEEEQLQFSKQKQYPEVRRQKYIAKNRSLRLPTRYHPLNEWSIEPTPAWNVVAEIPFNVLLKQEMNSSLVTVEDLFWRGKLGIYDRKMDQITPKSEVYLLHLSNSYDYYWTSTHDDDCIADVLLETYKTSPSKPFDSEDRNGLNSENDFDSPDKKQTGNMPLQGDSASYDQAMKVERDLMRYDKIVLAATDQILSVLMTAGRSKHSWHLNVTKIENQIIIDKANGSIIDMLTVNETAPDPPQPDCEIKINRPSSLRYEAVKVNQNLRQQVLLQDEYAETFLDPPFVEESDNPATIAYRYRKFTLPGTPNATNFEKLPILVITRCEVHSKLQGTDTYAYVCALNECPNKNNKSWRSQIETQKGALLANEIRNNTTKLQRFVACANMAGCGVFKLAYVTRRSPNDAENHSIIGIHTHTTQNLALQMGFSLDNAWGSIKAIVHLIMRRPDGQYVLLKDPMKPIIRLYSVSEEEELNQGQPQESK
- a CDS encoding histone deacetylase family protein, putative, whose amino-acid sequence is MSKISELNHTKKLVAVSYDEEHMASTYHDDMDQYHVESHKRLSSILERLKEAKISLEFEHESNLIDQLYHVKPRPVFRQILMLCHTEKYLDQVTFWTNKLSELNSSSESKNGNKSSENYLSLFPLDVDTYMTPKSELVANLAVGSLIELCNIIMKSTVSNTKTETQIKNEPNSDSDSSQYTEAELNNNHDLKVKKNDISSNNSDLGKGFALVRPPGHHATPDKMMGFCIYNNVAIAARYLQHKFGLKRVAIVDWDVHHGNGTQDIFYDDNSVCFISLHRYGDNEDSFYPYTGYCDEIGVGKGYGYNVNIPLEKSFTNADLVHSFNKVVIPVLELFEPEFIIVSAGFDSGIDDLLGGCNLDWDGFSWATFKLCQLAEKYSNGRLLLSLEGGYTLSRLSEDVESVLSTLVKYEHSFYDSSVHKTIKIAPELDDEGVFESTASMCKNICHLLDLYDLAKDLQDLTLLTKSERKLDENSQINNDTTCYSSESSFRDDINDEYPSPYDESEVNFFQYPYELDDNTLVLAAGHRNQWFLPTNGKNDQVIKLCSKKEIDFFIWLYKQNKVPLKVYNQPVEEFKLQFSNGPQNVVRSGIRLTNRIKHIYDTNYVSSVNIDKGSKTTLNNETDYNNIETLKETLGQNLNHTCAIPVSENEKDGKAETKGWAMSLKIIDYIAECTGIFEKFVFENWKLGKTCAIRLKNVIYGMKLPCVMDLKMGTRLYGDDCFDPKVIEFKESKAKVRSCKTHGFSVSGMFKWNRVTNIAEFVPQHVVNNSRTDDEIAKLFTLYFSVVDDKDYKRVISNKFVEKLENLKMIFESQTNLALYGSSLLFVYDAKEKSDKNDVFLIDLSHVSYNVRSLDHGFLLGLNSILRILKLTQEQFE